The proteins below come from a single Pradoshia eiseniae genomic window:
- a CDS encoding aldo/keto reductase, whose protein sequence is MLEKTSALRLYNSIEIPCIGFGTWQTPDGETAVTSVKAAIEAGYRHIDTAAAYGNEESVGKAIRESGIPRAELFITSKVWNTDRGYESTLQAFEKTLEKLGTDYLDLYLIHWPANPTQFEDWAHINLETWRAMTDLYKAGRIRAIGVSNFLPKHLAPLMETEVKPMVNQIEYHPGQMQEETVSYCKENGILIEAWSPLGTGKMLSNETLMAIAEKYNKSVAHLCIRWCMQNGTLPLPKSITPSRIADNLEVFDFEISEEDMKTINQMEYFGGSGLNPDTIDF, encoded by the coding sequence GGCAGACACCTGATGGCGAGACAGCTGTCACGTCTGTGAAAGCTGCCATTGAAGCCGGTTATCGCCATATTGACACAGCAGCTGCCTACGGCAATGAGGAAAGCGTCGGCAAAGCCATCCGAGAATCCGGCATCCCGCGCGCAGAGCTCTTTATCACAAGCAAGGTATGGAACACAGACCGCGGCTATGAAAGCACGCTCCAAGCATTCGAGAAGACACTTGAGAAATTAGGCACCGATTACCTCGACCTTTATTTGATTCACTGGCCGGCTAATCCGACCCAATTTGAAGACTGGGCACATATTAACCTTGAAACATGGCGCGCCATGACCGATTTATATAAGGCTGGGCGCATCCGCGCAATTGGGGTATCGAACTTTTTGCCAAAGCATCTTGCACCATTGATGGAGACAGAAGTGAAGCCAATGGTGAACCAGATTGAGTACCACCCTGGCCAAATGCAGGAGGAAACTGTTAGCTATTGCAAGGAAAACGGCATCCTCATCGAGGCATGGAGCCCGCTCGGCACCGGCAAAATGCTGTCCAATGAAACACTGATGGCTATTGCCGAGAAGTACAATAAATCGGTAGCCCATCTGTGTATCCGCTGGTGCATGCAAAATGGAACCCTCCCGCTTCCAAAGTCCATCACCCCTTCCCGAATCGCGGATAATCTAGAGGTATTTGACTTTGAGATTTCTGAAGAAGATATGAAAACGATTAATCAAATGGAGTACTTTGGCGGTTCTGGATTGAATCCGGATACGATTGATTTTTGA